A genomic region of Corallococcus macrosporus contains the following coding sequences:
- a CDS encoding ATP-binding protein, which produces MAQGFQQAGDTPGEPHPGQRLGNRYELRQRMKAGRGISTWQGLDLLTHERVLVKVTALSAFVPTARHRLEHEAEVLGRLHDPALVPVRDLGTFDDLLYLVTPWVEGETLEARLQRGPLSLPEAIMLGQRLLKALAEAHREGVLHRDVKPSNILVRDHPMSAAWLTDFGLSRSERLDPSLRDLPVGTARYLSPEQAGLINRPVEAPSDLYAVGLVLFEALSGRPALEGATVGEVLRLHLTAHPRLRPVGVEVPLAMEELISRLSQTDPRDRYQSADAALADLNALEAALSRGEAEPALVTGAHDHRQSLTEPSFVGRREELLTLERELEHAREEGSRAVVVEGESGGGKSRLLEEFSARASGQRAWVLHGQAQDQAAQRPFQLFAGVAEGIAAAAREEPALAALLRERLAGQEAGLCTVLPTLTDVLVPDARAPQAQGLGPESLSESRSVWSLTALLGALGTPDAPAVVVLEDCQWADALTLRALEAWCQGRRAGDGRLLLIVSFRSEDIHAGHVLRRLTPGAHLKLSAFGAAEVALLAESMAGVLPPEAVELVTRLAEGNPFMASAVLHGLVEDGVLVPGPDGWLVQPEAMAHARSSRQAATFLVRRLRLLPPESLHVLSVGAVLGKSFDAKSVAALSGTPLEAVNTALEPPRRRHMLWTEGTRSTFVHDKLREVLLDLLSPEERRELHRLAARAAQQAVPNDPYELAYHFDAAGESAQALPYALVAAEQARQRFSLDTAEVNYRIAERGAEGADAHTRYRIASGLGTALMMRGRYDEAQQQLEAAQALAHDRLEQGRTLGHLGELAFKRGQTVQANAYLEQGLKLLGRWVPPGTLATGASAAWEILMQAAHTVAPRLWLARRSLAEGEEDLLAVNLYSRLAYGYWYQRGRAAVLWAHLRDMNLAERYPPTPELAQAYSAHSPALTTLPWFQRAYAYAEKSLALRQQLGDVWGQGQSLHFYGLALYASSRFKECIEKCREAVRLLERTGDPWEVNNATFQIAMSLYRLGRLKEAAAVSQKLHAAALALGDRYSLRLGLEAWAKSTGGRIPAALLETELAAPTATDPQSFAGVLQAEGLRLLRENEPARAAEVLERAERVVEDAHLRQEYVAPITPWLATARRRLAQQASPLNPKQRDRLLKEADGVARRAHEIARTYRNNLPHALRERGLMCALRGRPARSRKHLDEALRVAEQLGMRQERALTLQARGEVGRVQGWPGAARDLETAARELEAMEDGLHKEAEHGSAVETLSLVDRFPRVLEVGRRLASALSRDAVFETARQSMQELLRAERCAVVDPRAVVSEEEAKNQGLSRTALARALETGRITVLGQGLPGGISESMELLGVRSLLCAPLQVRGKTVACVVASHRKVGALFGEDEERLASFVAVLAGAALENAENFERVAALSEEQGRLYREEQEAVRRRDDFLSIAAHELKTPLTSLQLHIQGLQAKAKGAPMPPEKLTAKLESAYSQTQRLGKLVNDLLDISRIAQGQLHIKREDVDLVSLVRGQLERSREALVRAECEVRFHASEPRLVGHWDALRLEQVVGNLLTNAMKYGAGKPVEVTLDGDATRVRLEVRDHGIGIAEEDRARIFERFERAVSVRHYGGFGLGLWIVREIVQALGGNIDVTSAPEQGSTFTVTLPRSGSPVH; this is translated from the coding sequence ATGGCGCAAGGCTTCCAACAGGCCGGCGACACCCCTGGGGAGCCACACCCGGGCCAACGGCTGGGCAACCGCTACGAGCTGCGTCAGCGGATGAAGGCCGGCCGGGGGATCTCCACCTGGCAGGGGTTGGACCTGCTCACGCACGAGCGCGTGCTCGTGAAGGTCACCGCCCTGTCCGCCTTCGTCCCCACGGCCCGCCACCGGCTGGAGCACGAGGCGGAGGTGCTGGGGCGGCTGCACGACCCGGCGCTCGTGCCCGTGCGTGACCTGGGCACCTTCGACGACCTGCTCTACCTCGTCACCCCGTGGGTGGAGGGCGAGACGCTGGAGGCGCGCCTGCAGCGCGGCCCGCTGTCCCTGCCCGAGGCCATCATGCTGGGCCAGCGCCTGCTGAAGGCGCTCGCGGAGGCGCACCGCGAGGGCGTCCTGCACCGCGACGTGAAGCCCTCCAACATCCTGGTGCGTGACCACCCGATGTCCGCCGCGTGGCTCACCGACTTCGGCCTGTCGCGCAGCGAGCGGTTGGATCCATCCCTGCGCGACTTGCCCGTGGGCACCGCGCGCTACCTGTCACCGGAGCAGGCGGGGCTCATCAACCGGCCGGTGGAGGCGCCGTCGGACCTGTACGCGGTGGGCCTGGTGCTCTTCGAGGCGCTGTCCGGCCGCCCCGCGCTGGAGGGCGCGACGGTGGGTGAGGTGCTTCGCCTGCACCTCACCGCGCACCCGCGCCTGCGGCCCGTGGGCGTGGAGGTGCCGCTGGCGATGGAGGAGCTCATCTCCCGCCTGAGCCAGACCGACCCGCGCGACCGCTACCAGTCCGCGGACGCCGCGCTCGCGGACCTCAACGCGCTGGAGGCCGCGCTGTCGCGGGGCGAGGCGGAGCCCGCGCTCGTCACCGGCGCGCACGACCACCGCCAGAGCCTCACCGAGCCGTCCTTCGTGGGCCGCCGCGAGGAACTGCTGACGCTGGAGCGCGAGCTGGAGCACGCGCGAGAGGAGGGCTCGCGCGCGGTGGTGGTGGAGGGCGAGTCCGGTGGCGGCAAGAGCCGGCTGTTGGAGGAGTTCTCCGCCCGCGCCTCCGGCCAGCGCGCGTGGGTGCTGCATGGCCAGGCGCAGGACCAGGCCGCGCAGCGCCCCTTCCAGCTCTTCGCGGGCGTGGCGGAGGGCATCGCCGCGGCGGCGCGCGAAGAGCCCGCGCTGGCCGCGCTGCTGCGTGAAAGGCTCGCGGGCCAGGAGGCCGGCCTGTGCACGGTGCTGCCCACGCTCACGGACGTGCTCGTCCCCGACGCGCGGGCGCCGCAGGCCCAGGGCCTGGGGCCGGAGTCCCTGAGCGAGAGCCGCAGCGTGTGGAGCCTCACCGCGCTGCTGGGCGCGCTGGGCACGCCGGACGCGCCCGCGGTGGTGGTGCTGGAGGATTGCCAGTGGGCGGACGCGCTCACGCTGCGCGCGCTGGAGGCGTGGTGCCAGGGCCGCCGCGCGGGGGACGGGCGGCTCCTGCTCATCGTCTCCTTCCGCAGCGAGGACATCCACGCGGGCCACGTGCTGCGGCGGCTGACGCCGGGCGCGCACCTGAAGCTGTCCGCCTTTGGCGCGGCGGAGGTGGCGCTGCTCGCGGAGTCCATGGCCGGCGTGCTGCCGCCGGAGGCCGTGGAGCTGGTGACGCGGCTGGCGGAGGGCAACCCGTTCATGGCCTCCGCGGTGCTGCACGGGCTGGTGGAGGACGGCGTCCTCGTGCCCGGTCCGGACGGCTGGCTGGTGCAGCCGGAGGCCATGGCGCACGCGCGCTCGTCGCGCCAGGCGGCCACGTTCCTGGTGCGGCGCCTGCGCCTGTTGCCGCCGGAGTCCCTGCACGTGCTCAGCGTGGGCGCCGTGCTGGGCAAGTCCTTCGACGCGAAGTCGGTGGCGGCCCTGTCCGGCACGCCGCTGGAGGCCGTCAACACCGCGCTGGAGCCGCCGCGCCGCCGGCACATGCTGTGGACGGAGGGCACGCGCTCCACCTTCGTGCACGACAAGCTGCGCGAGGTGCTGCTGGACCTGCTGTCCCCGGAGGAGCGCCGGGAGCTGCACCGGCTGGCCGCGCGCGCCGCGCAGCAGGCCGTGCCCAACGACCCCTACGAGCTGGCCTACCACTTCGACGCCGCCGGAGAGAGCGCGCAGGCCCTGCCCTACGCGCTGGTGGCCGCGGAGCAGGCGCGCCAGCGCTTCTCGCTGGACACCGCGGAGGTGAACTACCGCATCGCCGAGCGCGGCGCGGAGGGCGCGGACGCGCACACCCGCTACCGCATCGCGTCCGGGCTGGGCACCGCGCTGATGATGCGCGGCCGCTACGACGAAGCGCAGCAGCAGCTGGAGGCCGCGCAGGCGCTGGCGCACGACCGGCTGGAGCAGGGCCGCACGCTGGGGCACCTGGGCGAGCTCGCCTTCAAGCGCGGCCAGACGGTGCAGGCCAACGCCTACCTGGAGCAGGGACTGAAGCTGCTGGGCCGCTGGGTGCCACCCGGCACGCTGGCCACCGGCGCGAGCGCCGCGTGGGAAATCCTGATGCAGGCCGCGCACACCGTGGCCCCGCGCCTGTGGCTGGCCCGCAGGTCCCTGGCCGAGGGCGAGGAGGACCTGCTCGCGGTCAACCTCTACAGCCGGCTCGCGTACGGCTACTGGTACCAGCGCGGCCGCGCCGCGGTGCTGTGGGCGCACCTGCGCGACATGAACCTCGCGGAGCGCTACCCGCCCACGCCGGAGCTGGCGCAGGCGTACTCCGCGCACTCGCCCGCGCTCACCACCCTGCCCTGGTTCCAGCGCGCGTATGCCTACGCGGAGAAGTCGCTGGCCCTGCGCCAGCAACTGGGTGACGTGTGGGGCCAGGGCCAGTCGCTGCACTTCTACGGCCTGGCGCTCTATGCCTCCTCGCGCTTCAAGGAGTGCATCGAGAAGTGCCGCGAGGCGGTGCGCCTCCTGGAGCGCACCGGCGACCCGTGGGAGGTGAACAACGCCACCTTCCAGATCGCCATGTCGCTCTACCGCCTGGGCCGCCTGAAGGAAGCGGCGGCGGTGAGCCAGAAGCTGCACGCGGCGGCGCTCGCGCTGGGGGACCGGTACTCGCTGCGCCTGGGCCTGGAGGCGTGGGCCAAGTCCACCGGCGGCCGCATCCCCGCGGCGCTGCTGGAGACGGAGCTGGCGGCGCCCACCGCCACCGACCCGCAGTCCTTCGCGGGCGTGCTCCAGGCGGAAGGACTGCGCCTGTTGCGTGAGAACGAACCCGCGCGCGCCGCGGAGGTCCTGGAGCGCGCCGAGCGCGTGGTGGAGGACGCGCACCTGCGCCAGGAGTACGTGGCCCCCATCACCCCGTGGCTCGCGACCGCGCGCAGGCGGCTGGCGCAGCAGGCCAGCCCCCTGAACCCGAAGCAGCGCGACCGGCTGTTGAAGGAGGCCGACGGCGTGGCCCGCCGCGCCCACGAGATTGCCCGCACCTACCGCAACAACCTGCCGCATGCGCTGCGCGAGCGCGGCCTGATGTGCGCGCTGCGCGGCCGGCCCGCGCGCTCACGCAAGCACCTGGACGAAGCGCTGCGCGTGGCGGAACAACTGGGGATGCGCCAGGAGCGCGCGCTGACGCTCCAGGCCCGGGGCGAGGTGGGCCGCGTGCAGGGCTGGCCCGGCGCCGCGCGCGATTTGGAGACAGCGGCGCGCGAGCTGGAGGCCATGGAGGACGGCCTGCACAAGGAGGCGGAGCACGGCTCGGCCGTGGAGACGCTGTCGCTGGTGGACCGCTTCCCGCGCGTGCTGGAGGTGGGGCGCAGGCTCGCCTCCGCCCTGTCGCGCGACGCCGTGTTCGAGACCGCCCGCCAGTCCATGCAGGAGCTCTTGCGTGCCGAGCGCTGCGCGGTGGTGGACCCGCGCGCGGTGGTGTCCGAGGAGGAGGCGAAGAACCAGGGCCTCAGCCGCACCGCGCTCGCCCGCGCGCTGGAGACGGGCCGCATCACCGTGCTGGGCCAGGGGCTGCCCGGCGGCATCAGTGAGAGCATGGAGCTGCTCGGCGTGCGCTCGCTCTTGTGCGCGCCGCTCCAGGTGCGCGGCAAGACGGTGGCGTGCGTGGTGGCCAGCCACCGCAAGGTGGGCGCGCTGTTCGGCGAGGACGAGGAGCGCCTGGCCTCCTTCGTGGCGGTGCTGGCGGGCGCGGCGCTGGAGAACGCGGAGAACTTCGAGCGCGTCGCCGCCCTCTCCGAGGAGCAGGGCCGCCTCTACCGGGAAGAGCAGGAGGCCGTGCGCCGCCGCGACGACTTCCTCTCCATTGCCGCGCACGAATTGAAGACGCCGCTCACGTCGCTGCAGCTCCACATCCAGGGGCTCCAGGCGAAGGCGAAGGGCGCGCCCATGCCGCCGGAGAAGCTGACCGCGAAGCTGGAGTCGGCCTACTCGCAGACGCAGCGGCTGGGGAAGCTGGTCAACGACCTCCTGGACATCTCCCGCATCGCGCAGGGCCAGCTGCACATCAAGCGCGAGGACGTGGACCTGGTGTCCCTGGTGCGCGGCCAGTTGGAGCGCAGCCGCGAGGCCCTGGTGCGCGCCGAGTGCGAGGTGCGCTTCCACGCGAGCGAGCCCCGGCTCGTGGGCCACTGGGATGCGCTGCGGCTGGAGCAGGTGGTGGGCAACCTGCTGACCAACGCCATGAAGTACGGCGCGGGCAAGCCGGTGGAGGTGACGCTGGACGGCGACGCGACGCGCGTGCGGCTGGAGGTGCGCGACCACGGCATCGGCATCGCGGAGGAGGACCGGGCGCGCATCTTCGAGCGCTTCGAGCGCGCCGTGTCCGTGCGCCACTACGGCGGCTTCGGGCTGGGCCTGTGGATCGTCCGCGAAATCGTGCAGGCGCTGGGCGGCAACATCGACGTCACCAGCGCTCCGGAGCAGGGCTCGACGTTCACCGTCACCCTGCCCCGCTCCGGCTCGCCCGTGCACTGA
- a CDS encoding serine protease, translated as MSVSAPALRAKLLGTLFCTLTALACGPAPEPGAPEQPALTDSSAPVVYGTDDRQDVYAAPEGVLKQRAQQSTVALLHRSAIDVSNPSNVKVNPKTLGEWEKLCTDQRFYNDPAPAFCSGTLIDDDLVLTAGHCVGPAEEDAVECEDVRFVFKFYKTGENTLETITSQDVFSCKSIVARHLSDDTEDAYVDFAIIKLDRSAYPRFTPAPVRAGKAPVTVGQKLAVIGSGSGLPFKIDSGGAVRENNADYMDYFIANTDTFEGNSGSSVYETTNNTVAGILVFGDTDYVPRPGASCNEVKVCSETGCGGEGVIYVHHAIEELCLRTTSQRLCNTTPPPATKYDFNATNTSTATRNTVNGTVTLAAGQKLTVGTCGVTGAAVTGDSFLRLRGPSGSEVASNDDACGGTGSKITFTATVAGTYEIRAGCYQNSSCGGTVAWEIAQGSSPTQGSFTFDVSNTANATTGTANSDVTLQAGQTLSFGSCGVAGASGTGDTVVRLFNNATGQQVTFNDDACGSLSRAAYTAPAGGTYQIRVGCFGSTACSGTVAWTLQ; from the coding sequence ATGTCCGTGTCCGCCCCCGCCCTCCGAGCGAAGCTGCTCGGCACCCTGTTCTGTACCCTCACCGCGCTGGCCTGCGGGCCGGCCCCTGAACCGGGAGCGCCCGAGCAGCCCGCGCTGACCGACTCCAGCGCGCCGGTGGTCTACGGCACCGACGACCGCCAGGACGTCTACGCGGCCCCGGAGGGGGTCCTGAAGCAGCGGGCGCAGCAGTCCACCGTGGCGCTGCTGCACCGCAGCGCCATCGACGTGTCGAACCCGAGCAACGTCAAGGTGAACCCGAAGACGCTGGGCGAGTGGGAGAAGCTGTGCACCGACCAGCGCTTCTACAACGACCCGGCGCCGGCCTTCTGCTCCGGCACGCTCATCGACGATGACCTGGTGCTGACCGCGGGCCACTGCGTGGGGCCCGCGGAGGAGGACGCCGTCGAGTGCGAGGACGTGCGCTTCGTCTTCAAGTTCTACAAGACGGGGGAGAACACGCTGGAAACCATCACCAGCCAGGACGTCTTCTCCTGCAAGAGCATCGTCGCGCGGCACCTGAGCGATGACACGGAGGACGCGTACGTGGACTTCGCCATCATCAAGCTGGACCGCTCCGCGTACCCGCGCTTCACCCCCGCGCCGGTGCGCGCGGGCAAGGCCCCCGTGACGGTGGGCCAGAAGCTGGCCGTCATCGGCAGCGGCAGCGGCCTCCCGTTCAAGATCGACTCGGGCGGCGCCGTGCGTGAGAACAACGCCGACTACATGGACTACTTCATCGCCAACACGGACACCTTCGAGGGCAACTCCGGCTCCAGCGTGTACGAGACGACCAACAACACCGTCGCGGGCATCCTGGTGTTCGGCGACACGGACTACGTGCCGCGCCCGGGCGCGAGCTGCAACGAGGTCAAGGTGTGCTCGGAGACCGGCTGCGGGGGCGAGGGCGTCATCTACGTGCACCACGCCATCGAGGAACTGTGCCTGCGCACCACCAGCCAGCGGCTGTGCAACACCACGCCGCCCCCGGCGACGAAGTACGACTTCAACGCGACCAACACCTCCACCGCCACGCGCAACACCGTCAACGGCACGGTGACGCTCGCGGCCGGCCAGAAGCTCACCGTGGGCACCTGCGGCGTCACCGGCGCCGCCGTCACGGGGGACTCGTTCCTGCGCCTGCGCGGCCCGTCCGGCTCGGAGGTCGCCTCCAACGACGACGCGTGCGGCGGCACGGGTTCGAAGATCACCTTCACCGCCACCGTCGCGGGCACCTATGAGATCCGCGCCGGCTGCTACCAGAACAGCAGCTGCGGCGGCACGGTGGCCTGGGAGATTGCCCAGGGCAGCTCTCCCACCCAGGGCTCCTTCACCTTCGACGTGAGCAACACCGCCAACGCCACCACGGGCACGGCGAACAGCGACGTGACGCTCCAGGCCGGCCAGACGCTGTCCTTCGGCAGCTGCGGCGTGGCGGGCGCGTCCGGCACGGGTGACACGGTGGTGCGCCTGTTCAACAACGCCACCGGCCAGCAGGTGACGTTCAACGACGACGCGTGCGGCTCGCTGTCCCGCGCGGCCTACACCGCGCCCGCGGGCGGCACGTATCAGATCCGCGTGGGCTGCTTCGGCAGCACCGCGTGCAGCGGCACGGTGGCCTGGACCCTCCAGTAG
- a CDS encoding class I SAM-dependent methyltransferase, with translation MRQPIFSVHGAAPPVAPETNHLLLVNPPREEAFTAEEAFLESREWLDALHARMMQGPDETLHQGMTDLHGGLIERRRHWSPEVWKRFCLELARKHPMRPFLHQCPFTRHAFERPRGYAGDAALIDYLYMDHAADELHAGREIYRYMHGQPSARSVRERRELLARMMDETAERRPDGRVLSVACGHLREAESSRAVAERGLQELIAFDQDPVSLAEISRLHPNGIVRPVCGSVRALLAGKAVFTDLDFAYSAGLYDYLSDSVAARLTALLFHMLRPGGRLLVANFAVHPPETGYMEAFMDWWLTYRDEDGMRDLLSETPLEQVANVRLFRDSQDNVIYLEATRR, from the coding sequence ATGCGCCAGCCCATCTTTTCGGTCCACGGCGCGGCTCCGCCGGTCGCGCCTGAAACCAACCACCTCCTCCTGGTGAACCCGCCCAGGGAGGAAGCGTTCACAGCCGAGGAGGCCTTCCTGGAGTCCCGCGAGTGGCTGGACGCACTGCACGCCCGGATGATGCAGGGCCCGGACGAGACGCTGCACCAGGGCATGACGGACCTGCACGGGGGGCTCATCGAGCGGCGGCGGCATTGGAGCCCGGAGGTGTGGAAGCGCTTCTGCCTGGAGCTGGCGCGCAAGCACCCGATGCGCCCCTTCCTGCACCAGTGCCCCTTCACCCGGCACGCCTTCGAACGGCCGCGCGGCTACGCGGGCGACGCGGCCCTCATCGACTACCTCTACATGGACCACGCGGCGGACGAGCTGCACGCGGGCCGGGAAATCTACCGGTACATGCACGGGCAGCCCTCCGCGCGGAGCGTGCGCGAGCGCCGGGAGCTGCTCGCGCGGATGATGGACGAGACGGCCGAGCGGCGGCCCGACGGGCGCGTGCTGTCGGTGGCGTGCGGGCACCTGCGGGAGGCGGAGTCCTCGCGCGCGGTGGCGGAGCGCGGGCTCCAGGAGCTCATCGCGTTCGACCAGGACCCGGTGAGCCTGGCGGAAATCTCGCGCCTGCACCCGAACGGCATCGTGCGGCCGGTGTGCGGCTCGGTCCGCGCGCTGCTCGCGGGCAAGGCGGTGTTCACGGACCTGGACTTCGCGTACTCGGCCGGGCTGTACGACTACCTGTCGGACTCCGTGGCGGCCCGCCTCACCGCGCTGCTCTTCCACATGCTGCGCCCGGGCGGACGCCTGCTGGTGGCCAACTTCGCGGTGCACCCGCCGGAGACGGGCTACATGGAGGCCTTCATGGACTGGTGGCTCACCTACCGGGACGAGGACGGCATGCGCGACCTCCTGTCGGAGACGCCGCTGGAGCAGGTGGCCAACGTGCGGCTGTTCCGCGACTCGCAGGACAACGTCATCTACCTGGAGGCGACGCGCCGGTAG
- a CDS encoding STAS/SEC14 domain-containing protein encodes MKIEIAHLPHDIIEIIYPSEVTPKDVTEYVEQLKKDITARGGAEWSALVDQSKLRVMPASVVGEMARLNAYAQQRGMKRSARVVSDPGSGLQAWRMTKNAGLTIPAKTFETRAEALSWLEAPDAD; translated from the coding sequence ATGAAGATTGAAATCGCCCACCTGCCCCACGACATCATCGAGATCATCTATCCCTCGGAAGTGACGCCGAAGGACGTGACCGAGTACGTCGAGCAACTGAAGAAGGACATCACCGCCCGTGGGGGCGCGGAGTGGTCCGCGCTGGTGGACCAGTCCAAGCTGCGGGTGATGCCGGCCTCGGTGGTGGGGGAGATGGCGCGGCTGAACGCCTACGCCCAGCAGCGCGGCATGAAGCGCTCCGCGCGCGTGGTGAGCGACCCCGGCAGCGGCCTCCAGGCCTGGCGCATGACCAAGAACGCCGGCCTCACCATCCCCGCGAAGACCTTCGAGACGCGCGCCGAGGCGCTGTCCTGGCTCGAAGCGCCCGACGCGGACTGA